In the Limanda limanda chromosome 15, fLimLim1.1, whole genome shotgun sequence genome, GGCTTTTTTACacagtccaaactggacaaactacactttttgagtttttacaaAAACTGAAGGGAAGGGTGAAGTGGGAGGCATTCAGCTGCATCATGCAAATCCACCACTAGATTTCACAAAATTCTACAAATTGAACCTTTaaacctctgtctgtttgttttaaaggaaGATAACACAAACACGACAGGACGGAAATCCAGAACAATTGTTGGTAGGATCCATCATGATTCAGGGGAGAATCCATCAATCTTTAATGCGTATCCAGGAAGATTTTTCAGTCTCTTATCGATGTGATTTCTCAGGGTATTTTTcaatgtttctcttttttcccagagaataaaatgatgaattaaATCAGATATTAGTGAGTGTGTGGAGTTTGGTGCAGCTCTATTTCAGGGGACTGTTGGTTTTGACttgtagtttgtttgtgtgctgtgaACAGCGCCCTCTACCGGCAGAATAACACCATGCACATCTCAGATACACACCCCAGACACGTGAGAGCTTGAGAGGGCCCGTGACGTCACTCCTGAGCGACAGAGCCGCCTGCAGCAGCTCGGGCAGCGGAGCAGATTGTTTTCTTAAAGCCCGAAAATGGTGAAATCGGGGAAACTTCGGTCCGGAGCGGGCTCGAAACTGAAGCGGTGGAAGAAGGGACACAGCAGCGACTCCAACCCGGAGACCAGTCGCTTCCGGCAGGCTGCTAAGAGCCGCTTCTTCAGCCGACCCACCGGTGAGACTCCCCGTTACACGTGGGTCTGTGGCTAGTGGCTAAACTTAGCTACAGCTAACCATTTAACTTGTAGCAGCCCGggggaagtgtgtgtgctgagcagcccagtgtgtgtcagtgaaaccagtggaaccagtcaGGAAGTCAGTGGGAAATAACTTCAGGTCTTTCTAAATTCTTCTTCGGTCTGTTTAAACAGCCTGAATCCGactgttttcatttgatcatcactgcagtgtgtgtgtgtgtgtttgggtgtgatACACCTCAGGTTGTCCTGCTTAAAGTATCACTGATGTCCAATTTGGCAACACCCTGAATTAAACTGAAATGGAAATACAACAGTAAGTGTAACAACAAAACACTTTAATCCTTGAACCGACGATTATTTGTAACAGTGCAAAAGATTCAATACAATAAAGCAGAAAATTACCAAAAGTTAACGAAAATTAATTAGGGATTGGATTATTTAAAAGTAGTATCTGTGGTCAAAACACGTCGTGAAATATTTGgctaaaataatacaaatttaacCCTGAGTTTCAATTTGTTTGTCCTTTTAATATATAGTGGAATAATAGTTTGTCCTGTCAAAGGTATAACTGGTTTTGCAGTTAAATCATTTCATGAATTGTTTTCAGGAAAACTGAACCAAGAAATAAACGAAGTGTTTCACTGGATGGGCAGTGTAGGAAATTATTATAAAATCAGATTTGGTGAAACCAAGCCGTAACCACGAAGTAAAATATTTCCCAGTTTTACATatgttacaaataaaaaataaatatcagctCTGTTTTTAATCTTGGCATTTTAGGATACATCGATAAAAAATAAAGGTACTGTTACCATGGACTGGTCAACAGTAGTTGCTTCTCCCACGGCGGTCTCTGTTTATCTTTAAATTGATTCCAGGCCAGATTAGAATACAATTAAATCAACTAAAACATTGTAAAGGtaaattaaaaaagtttaaaaaaccaAGTTGACATCCTGTTTTTCCTCCACAGAAAAGAGTGATCTAACAGTCGATGCCCTCAAGCTTCACAATGACCTGCAGACAGGTCCTCTGGAGCTCAGTGCAGGCCGCCACAAAGACCCCTTCATGgaagaggagccggaggagGCGTTTTCAGAAAGAACCTCGGGCACCTTCCTCAGCGGCCTGTCGGACTGCTCCAACCTGACCTTCAGAAAGGTGCAGCGCTACTGGGAGTCCAACTCAGCAGCTCACAAAGAGGTAAGAATTACAGCAACGGTAGATCATATATTTACAGTATCCCATTAATTAATAGATTTAAGAGATATTGTGGggtgtgtgtaatgtttgcAGACTTTAgttttgatgtgtttgtgtgtgcatcataTTTGCGGGTAGTACTGCAAAGAGAGATTTAAAGTTGATGCAAGGATACAAACCCCactaacatgtttttattaaccAATATAATCCCTCACAGATTTGTGCAGTATTGGCAGCTGTTACCGAAGTGATCCGTAGTCAAGGAGGGAAAGAGACTGAAACCGAGTACTTTGCTGCTTTGGTGAGTGCTGccatctttatatttatatttttatttattcactaaGATATCCAACAACATGTTTTGTGCTGAAAAGTGTTAGTCAGACGAGGTGTGTTGTCTGAAAATGAAGCATGATTGTGTGTCTTTTCTAGATGACCACCCTGGAGGTTGTGGATTCGCCAGAGTCCCAGGCTGCAGTGGCGTACCTCCTCAACCTCGTCATGAAACGGTTGGTATATACTCTTCTTTATTTCTCCCAAAGCAATAACCTCCAGTGATGTCCTCAGATGTTTGACTGGTGTGTTGTGTTCCCCAGGGTTCCTACTCCGGTGCTCATCTCCAAGTTCTCGGACACCACCAAGGCTCTGATGGACGTCATGACTAAACAGGCCACGTGTGAGATGGGCTCGGCTCTCAGATGGGTCAGTAGATTTGTTTCTGCAccagtttctctctttttttgtaaaactgTAGTAGAGGCtgcttatatatattttttatgccTCTGCGCTGGTGACAGCCAGTGTTCACAGGGATTTTGATTTGGGGTTGTCTGTTCAGTTTTGGTCAACGATTAACATTACGATTAGATTTGGGTTGTCAAAAGGTTGAGGTCACAGTAGCCTCTCAAAAcatcttgaacatgatatcaaTAGTCTACTCATGGGGAATCCAAATATTGACCAGCTCTCACTTGATCTCAGTGATAAAATAATTCGATTTCAGAGGTTAAAAGTCATAGTGACCTCACATGAGCCTTGGAAAAGCTGAATTTGGACTGGAGCTGCACTGGTTGTAGGAGGGATACACCCACATGGAGGTGATTCTagttatctgtttgtgtttccagatcCTGTCATGCTTGGCCACTCTGTTACGGAAGCAGGATGCGTCTGTGTGGACTTATCCGTCCACGCTACAGGTTTACCACGGCCTGCTCAGCTTCACAGTGCACAGCAAACCTAAGGTCAGTCTCCTCCTTCTCGGAAGTAACGCGTGTTCAATTCAATATCGAATAAGATGCTAACATCGTCCACTTTTCCTCTTCAGGTGCGTAAATCCGCACAGCAGGGGGTTTGCTCCATCATCAGAGGAAGTGATTTCCTGTTCACAGAGAACGCCCCCGCCCACCACCCTGCTGCAGTGACCACCGCCAAGTTCTGCATGAAAGAGATGGAGCAGGCAGGAGGTAAAGCACCAGGATTATTGAGACAATTTACTGACATTCTTTTTGTCTGTAAACAAATGGAAGATTTTActgtgtctgtttttctctgacCCCTCAGGCAGCAAAGAGGACACCACCACACTTCACGTGCTGGGTCTTCTGAAGGAGCTGATGGGGACGTTTCCTCAGGGAGCCGTCAAGTCCTGTTGTGAGACGCTGCTGCGAGTGATGACTCTCGGCCATGTGGTGAGAACTCAGAAAAACACATAGTTGCAGCCAAATGCTCTTTGTTCATCTACAGTCACTCAaacgttgttgttgtttaatttgCCTGCTGTGTTTCTGGTTGCAGCTGGTGACTGCGAGTGCCATGCAGGCTTTCCATAAGCTGTTCAGCGGGAAGCCGAACACTTTATCCCTCTCGCCGGAACTCAACGCTCAGATCATCACGGTGAGGGAGAGCAAACAACAAAGAAATGTGCCAAAGTCATCTTTAAAGAATATGGTGTGAAAACTTGTCATCTCTCATCTCCAGGCTCTGTACGACTACCTGCCCAGTGAGAAcgagctgcagcctctgctcgcCTGGCTCGCCGTCATGGAGAAAGCACACATTCACTTGGCAAGGTAATAAACTCACAACTGCAACACTCTTATCTTTTGTAATCatgctttattgtgttttttttggtcaGACAACTTAAGTtcattgtgtctctttgtccaGCTTGCAGAGTTCTCTGAGTTTCGGTCACCTCCCTCGCCTGTTCTCCGCGGCCATGTCCTGTTTCTTATCGCCTCACACGCAGGTGGCTGCTGCCGCCGCCAACACACTTAAGGTAAAGGAATCATCTTCCAGATAGGTTCAGACCAGGTATTATgatccgtcctgagagatcccaTCGCAATAAGACGGCTCTGAGCTCGCCTTCGTTCTGTATGGGGCCCcatgtgatcagatctcacttccctgctctgtatgcaaataaacatgtacATTATCTGTGTTTGAAGAACAGATACTGTGTTTAGCCAGTGTGGGATTAAAGATAAGTCTGATGTCaatttgtatgtgtgtcagtgagatACAGACCGTGTAGTCAGGAGGTGCTGAGTGAATCAATGCACTGAAGGCAGCTCTACCACGGAATAACCCATCaaagtatatataaatactagggctgggcaagttaactcgttttaatcgagttaactcaagtgatgagttaactcgattgtttatccgccaattattttcttttttcctgttctgcagcagtcagcaacagactttcacaaaataaaagcctgactttcacaataaaacaataaataatcaaacctgaggtaatgcgagataaaaataattaatcgagtaaactcatcacttgagttaactcgattaaacgagttaacttgcccagccctaataaatacCCATTGAAAACTCTATCATGTcaatgaggacattttggtggttgccacaaacaaatcaacttaTAAACACAGAGGTGTTAAATACTTGATTAAAAAATGGTAGTAGGCCAGAGGACCTCAGCTGAGTAGgtgatccctcacatgtggcccAGGATCCATTTATGTTCACACAGCAAAAAGAATTTGAACCTCTGAATGATCTCAAGCCCCCCTGAGGACTCTTTTTAGTGCCGACCACTTGTGATAAGATCaatcaggacagatgttaataccaggtctgaatgaGGTCGTTCATGTTCATGCGTGTTTATTGAGGTTTAATTCTTTGTCGTTTATTTTTGAgtcttcatctttttttccccttatcTTTTTCAGACTCTGTTGACTGAATGTGTTGGCCCTTTCTTGGATGGAATCGGCCCCATCAGTGCCACAGCCTCTGCAGGAAATCCCTCTTATATCTGCAAAATGTTTCGGTAAATTCCTCAAGCCAGTCTCACTTTTCTTTAAAGAGGCTCCATGTTAACGCTCAaactgatgagtgtgtgtgtgtttgttccagtATCGTAGAGGAAGGATTGTCTTATCGCTTCCATGCCTCCTGGCCATTTGTGCTTCAGACCCTGGGCTGCTTCTATCGGGTTGCTGGGAAACAATCTCACCCAGTCATGGCCAAGGTATAGTCCCACAACGCCGCAGATCACCAAGTGGAATAAAGATGGTGGAAACCTTTTGCCTAaatctttgtgttgtgttctgtgtttcAGTCCCTGCAGTCCCTGGCCGACCTGCGCTCCACTCCTCAGTTCTCCTTCAGAGGAGAGTTGGACCTGGCTATAGGAGGCGCTGTGGAGAGCATGGGACCTGAAGTGGTGCTTGGTGCTGTGCCTCTCAACATCACCGGCTTCAAGTAAGAGCCCAGAGACTCAGAGTGGAGCAGCCCTCTCGTCTCGCTGTGGTTTAACTGACTCTGTTGTCTTTCTTTCACCAGCGATGACCTGGAGTTCCCACGAAGTTGGCTGGTCCCGGTCTTACGGGATCACGTGAAGAACACTCACCTTGGGTTCTTCAATTCTTACTTCCTCCCTCTGGCGTCTACACTCAAACAGAGAGGTAAAGATCATGTGTGCTCCACCTGACCATGATGTTACTGGGAAGTAGGGAcaggggaaaaaatcgattcagttaccaatcgtgattcttgtgaatgacgattttaaatcgccatgctgcctccaaaatcgatcaagttttttttttaaacttatttattggtttatacgggggggatatatggagggagagagttgaccagctcttgtttttgcacaagaacctaaacatacccaagcactagcattgcatcgcctacatgcaaacaacaatgaagcatagcctactttttgtttatttcaaagtttatattctaagtaaacttttattccttctatttaatttaccttttatttattgtttaaaagaagcctaggtggcatacatttcttaatctgtcagtttgtgtgcagttgacaggggctatacaataatagggcacatttgcCCGGCAggcattaagttaatgttaatatttgaaataaaacttgtaaagttctaggtgaatttgactgtgttgtatttgaaggtatgattcaacttttttccatggtccagtatttaaaaaaaaaaaaaaaaaaagaaatcgcaggaaatcgtaatatcgaatcgcaatacttacagaatcgcaatacatatcgtatcgccacctaagtatcgtgaaaGTATCGTATcaggaggtccctgccgattcccatCCCTACTGGGAAGGTGGATTGTCTTTAACtaatgactttgtgtttgtgttgcagctgaCGAGTTGGAGCAGGCAGGACAGAAACTAGAGGCCAGAGTTTACCAGACTTTACAGCTTCAGGTAACGGACTTAACCAGACAAGGCTCAGTATCACGAGTAAAATTATCTTATTAAGACGTACGTGTCTTACGTGCTCTTCTTAATTTCAGATCTGGACCATGCTCCCTGGCTTCTGCACGTGTCCCGTGGATCTGCTGGTGTCTTTCAAAGGCCTCGCCCGCACAATTGGTGTAGCCATTAATGAACAGCCAGACCTGAGACTCACAGTGTGCCAGGCTCTGCGCACCATCATCAACAAGAGCTGCTCCACAGGTGGGACTCGCATGTTCAGAGACAAATACAATACATTAACCCTGTGAACTGTGCTATAGAAATGGTCCACCAGGGCCTACATTGGTATTGTTGCCGAGTGTGATGTCACTTCTTTGAGTGTTCAAATCACATCTCTAAAATCTGTGGAAAAGCTAATGTAAATCAATaaactataatatatatactgaaATTGTGTTACAAAGTGTTAAAACCAACATGTTTGCTTTATGTctgcagaagaggagaagacTGAAGTGGGCCGCTTCTCTAAGAACTTCCTGCCCATCCTCTTCAACGTGTACGGCCAGCAGCCGGCAGCCGGAGAGTCCGGCACCTACAGGATGGCCGTGCTGGACACCATCAAAGTTTACCTGACCGTCACCGAAATAGACGTCAGTCGAGCTCGATGAGCTTAATTCATTTGCACAGTGATGAAGCCATGTTTGATAAGATTATTAAACTTGCATACCGAGCCATTACTGTGATACTAATCAAAGCTATCATCCACAGATGACCTGCACTTTCCTGCAAAAAGCCACTGACAGGCTGAGCAGCACCGAGACCAACGAGTTCACACGGTACGATATGAAAACAGActatttaaatgtatcttatatattttttaaatatggtAGATGTCAATATAgtttctctttatattttttgctctttttctacTCTTCAGGCTGTCCATGATGGATCTTATAGTTGCCATGGCTCCTTTTGTAGATGAGGTCACGATGACTAAAACCTTTGATCTGATTCGGCCATATCTGGAGGTAATGGAACACAGTGTTCTCAGTTCGAACCTAATTAACCCGAAGTATATTCCGTGTTAACCTTGTGTCTGTTGCGTTTGTGTGCAGACCAAAGACCAGGGCATGCAGAAGAAGGCGTACCGAGTGCTAGAGGAGATTTGCGGTGGAGAGCGAGACGAGTGCAGGTCGTTTGTTTTGGCAAATTTGGAAACTCTCAAAGTCGTCCTGCTCGAGACTCTGAAGAACGCCTCGTCGCCAGCAAAGAGGGTGAGACCAGTGCGCCGagagaaatcaaataaataagaaatcgCATTTGACTGTCTTGATTTACAGAGCTGTCTGATTTTAATCTCTATATTTTTTGCTTGTTCTCAGCCGAGACTCAAGTGTCTGGGCCACATCGTGAAGAGGCTCAGCGAAGAGCACACAGACTTCATCGCCCAACTGCTGccagaggtacacacacacacacacacacacacacacacacacacacacacacacacacacacacacacacaccccccctcaTGGACACAATCAAGTGGTGGCAAACGCACAGGGAATTTTGATGTGTATCGTTTTCATGAGGATGTTTTCTCCGGCAGGTGATTATATGTACGAAGGAAGTTTCTGTTGGAGCTCGTAAGAACGCCTTCAACCTGCTGGTGGAAATTGGAAATGCTTTTGTCCGCTTCTGTGGTAACACAAAAGGTAACATGCTTGTTctcctctatgtgtgtgtgtgtggagacaaTTGGACTCTTAGGTTTTAACCATCTGTCTCTGATCCAGATGCCATGGAGCAGTATCTGGTATTGGTGTACGCAGGATTCTCAGGCTCCGTCACCATGATCACCTGCACAGTGTTGGCACTCACTCGATTAGTGTTCCAGTATAAAGGTAAACCTGATGACTTTAAGCTGTTTGCTGTTGCGGTTTTAAACGCCTGTATTTGCGTATGGAACTCAGTATGGCCCCTTCTCTTTCCCCAGACTCCATTGAGGTGTCAGTcatggagcagctgctgcaaaACATTTGTCTGCTGCTCTCGTCTCGCACGAGAGAGATCGTCAAAGCAGCCTTAGGCTTCATCAAggtcatcctcttcatcatggaCCCTAAGACGCTGGCTTCACACGCCACTGCCATGGTGTGAATTGAACATTGTCAATACTGGAGTTAAGCGTAAAGACATTTGTGCACTGATTTAACGGAGGTTTCACTCTTGTGTTCAGATGGAGGGCATCGGCAAAATTCATGACGACGTGAGGAGACACTTCAGAACAAAACTGAAGAACATCTTCACCAAGTTCATCAGGAAGTTTGGGTAACTGTTTGAAATACGTTTAAAAATACATGAGACACGAGAATGAGCTCAGGGGAAAGTGAGCATCAGTGTTTTATACTTGCTGGTGAGGTCACATTATCCCACACTAAATTAGAGCTGAGTCAGATTCACCTCGAGACGTCCTCCAGGCCTGATCTTCAGAAGTGAAGGATAGTGTagttattcaaaataaaatataggaTCTACAAATATCTATTACATTGTTCATAACatgtctgtgtgatgtgtttgtgtatgtgtctgaTCATCTGGTGTGTTTATAGTTTTGAGATGGTGAAGAGCATGCTGCCTGCAGAACACCACAAGGTGCTGATAAACATCCGCAAGGCAGATTCTCGCACCAAGAGACGGAAACAAGCCAGTGAGGCGCAGGACGACTCCGAGAGCGAAGAGGAGGGACCAACAACAAGGAGCGAAAGGTTAGACCACTGCTCCACATACATGGGGCTCTGCCATCCCTTTTACATTcatcctttttctcttttgtaaCCTTGTATCCTGTTCTTTTGAAGTATTGAGGACATCCTCGCAATGTCGGATAGCGATTTGTCAGAGGACGAAGGAAAGGCTAAGAAGAAACCAGGCAAACGGCAGAAAGGACGGGCCTGGCtcaaagaaggagaggaagatgaaccTCTCAACTTCCTGGACCCGAAGGTTTCCCAGCGAGTGTTAGGTAACAGACTACAGCCCCTCCTTACTTTCGTTTCTCTAATCGCTTCCAGCTTGTGTGGCGATTTCCCAAGAAAACCGAGATgaaacgtgtttgtgttttttctcagcCACCAACCCAGCGCGGAAAAAGAGCGCCAAGGTCGACCATGGCTTTAAAGTGACTTCAGATGGACGGCTGGTCATtaaagaggatgaagaggaagatgataaaggtgagaagaagaaagtactgtcgtgtgtgtttctttatgtCTGAAGAGGATGTGACACTGACTCGTTCCTGTTTCCACagatgagggagagatgaaagatATTCTGGAAGAGGCTGGAGTCAAGAGTGTGAGTTCTCCACACACGTGATACAGGAGTTGTATAATTTTGCTGCTACACATATTGCGgctctttatttattatcttattatttatttttgtatcaccTTCAGAAAAAGTTACAGAAAAGGAAGATTCAAGATGACGATGACATGGACATCGAACCCCAGATGAAATATAAAGGTATGATCATTATGAGACAGTATACTTTATGTAGAGCAGTACGAAACCCCTGTGGTCAGAAATAGGTTATAGATCAGgactttctttattatttaaattgttcttGATTATTTAACCTTTATAAGTTAGGCTGCAtaagtttctttttatttatagttatttataacaCAGTTAATGGTTATTTGCTTTCTTTGTGATGAGGATTTGAAGACGACATCTTTTGAATCATAAAAATtcaattaacattttaaaacaacaaacacatattGGCCAATAGATTTTTTACACTCagtatttgagtcatcccctaAAAGTTCATGTCGCTCAGACTCTACTGAGGATATGTTGGACCGTGGAGATTTGTGATTTCAGACTAAGCAACACTGTATTTTTCCCCACTC is a window encoding:
- the rrp12 gene encoding RRP12-like protein; translated protein: MVKSGKLRSGAGSKLKRWKKGHSSDSNPETSRFRQAAKSRFFSRPTEKSDLTVDALKLHNDLQTGPLELSAGRHKDPFMEEEPEEAFSERTSGTFLSGLSDCSNLTFRKVQRYWESNSAAHKEICAVLAAVTEVIRSQGGKETETEYFAALMTTLEVVDSPESQAAVAYLLNLVMKRVPTPVLISKFSDTTKALMDVMTKQATCEMGSALRWILSCLATLLRKQDASVWTYPSTLQVYHGLLSFTVHSKPKVRKSAQQGVCSIIRGSDFLFTENAPAHHPAAVTTAKFCMKEMEQAGGSKEDTTTLHVLGLLKELMGTFPQGAVKSCCETLLRVMTLGHVLVTASAMQAFHKLFSGKPNTLSLSPELNAQIITALYDYLPSENELQPLLAWLAVMEKAHIHLASLQSSLSFGHLPRLFSAAMSCFLSPHTQVAAAAANTLKTLLTECVGPFLDGIGPISATASAGNPSYICKMFRIVEEGLSYRFHASWPFVLQTLGCFYRVAGKQSHPVMAKSLQSLADLRSTPQFSFRGELDLAIGGAVESMGPEVVLGAVPLNITGFNDDLEFPRSWLVPVLRDHVKNTHLGFFNSYFLPLASTLKQRADELEQAGQKLEARVYQTLQLQIWTMLPGFCTCPVDLLVSFKGLARTIGVAINEQPDLRLTVCQALRTIINKSCSTEEEKTEVGRFSKNFLPILFNVYGQQPAAGESGTYRMAVLDTIKVYLTVTEIDMTCTFLQKATDRLSSTETNEFTRLSMMDLIVAMAPFVDEVTMTKTFDLIRPYLETKDQGMQKKAYRVLEEICGGERDECRSFVLANLETLKVVLLETLKNASSPAKRPRLKCLGHIVKRLSEEHTDFIAQLLPEVIICTKEVSVGARKNAFNLLVEIGNAFVRFCGNTKDAMEQYLVLVYAGFSGSVTMITCTVLALTRLVFQYKDSIEVSVMEQLLQNICLLLSSRTREIVKAALGFIKVILFIMDPKTLASHATAMMEGIGKIHDDVRRHFRTKLKNIFTKFIRKFGFEMVKSMLPAEHHKVLINIRKADSRTKRRKQASEAQDDSESEEEGPTTRSESIEDILAMSDSDLSEDEGKAKKKPGKRQKGRAWLKEGEEDEPLNFLDPKVSQRVLATNPARKKSAKVDHGFKVTSDGRLVIKEDEEEDDKDEGEMKDILEEAGVKSKKLQKRKIQDDDDMDIEPQMKYKAGGSGIHRPLGGRPDFGDDYKSKKGKGDVKKEGKHDPYAYIPLKKAQLNRRKRAKIQGQFKGMVKGAQKGALSGKKMQKKKRKA